One Verrucomicrobiota bacterium DNA segment encodes these proteins:
- a CDS encoding OmpA family protein: MKAIASPPTHGSLPPILLVLLGAVGLGVGSYFLFSLGGEKAVPPPPESPDPSLASGESLAPEEPAEVAPPEPTPPTRRYAGYPSLEDVTREGPREILAAVAVLLAEEKIDESLEILQAIGLGQPQAVTLRSFLEESPFKVLPVPPRLVGETRGFHRYALALSDPLGTETKKEILVDLHRNAEGKWRIGDISLPALSPERPALVLERADRPVDERQVDIDGALQVADRFVQAVVTQDFAAAKALVLKEKIRDARIAALCIFFEESGYQLDPERPLYNTVMREAVAWFLSDVESASGAKGRFGVILHRVEEDWKVAEINLDKLIELHAQQFGTGDAYYTPLVKKPEGGDVLALFFSFDEDELHPRALRQLEIVAELLRADPDKTIRISGHTDSRGTQAYNENLSARRAKEVRQTLLNYGVPEAQVLTEAFGYTQPLRPNENADGSDNPDGRKVNRRTEIYLDF; encoded by the coding sequence ATGAAAGCGATCGCCTCGCCTCCCACTCACGGCAGCCTCCCCCCGATCTTGCTCGTCTTGCTGGGCGCGGTCGGACTGGGCGTGGGCAGCTACTTTCTTTTCTCCTTGGGCGGAGAAAAAGCCGTCCCTCCCCCGCCCGAAAGCCCAGACCCATCGCTGGCCTCGGGCGAGAGCTTGGCCCCGGAAGAACCGGCTGAGGTCGCGCCCCCAGAGCCCACCCCCCCCACGCGCCGCTACGCCGGCTACCCGTCACTGGAGGACGTGACCCGGGAAGGCCCTCGGGAGATCCTGGCCGCCGTTGCTGTCTTGCTGGCGGAAGAGAAAATCGACGAATCTCTCGAAATTCTTCAGGCGATCGGTCTGGGCCAGCCCCAAGCGGTCACCCTTCGCTCCTTCCTGGAGGAGAGTCCTTTCAAAGTCCTACCGGTGCCGCCTCGCCTGGTGGGCGAGACCCGGGGGTTCCACCGCTACGCCCTGGCGCTCTCGGACCCCCTGGGCACCGAAACCAAGAAGGAAATCCTGGTCGATCTCCACCGGAACGCCGAGGGGAAATGGCGGATCGGCGACATCAGCCTCCCCGCCCTCTCCCCGGAAAGACCAGCCCTCGTCTTAGAAAGGGCGGACCGTCCCGTCGACGAACGCCAGGTCGACATCGACGGCGCGCTTCAAGTGGCCGATCGCTTCGTGCAAGCGGTCGTGACGCAGGACTTCGCAGCCGCCAAGGCGCTCGTGCTCAAGGAGAAAATCCGCGATGCCCGCATCGCCGCCCTCTGCATTTTCTTCGAGGAAAGCGGCTACCAACTCGATCCCGAACGCCCTCTCTACAACACCGTCATGCGGGAGGCGGTCGCCTGGTTTTTGAGCGATGTCGAATCGGCCAGCGGGGCCAAGGGCCGCTTCGGAGTCATTCTCCATCGCGTGGAGGAAGACTGGAAGGTGGCCGAGATCAATTTGGACAAATTGATCGAGCTCCACGCCCAGCAATTCGGGACCGGCGATGCCTACTACACCCCCCTTGTGAAAAAGCCGGAAGGCGGCGACGTCTTGGCCCTCTTCTTCAGTTTCGATGAGGACGAACTCCACCCCCGGGCCCTCCGCCAACTGGAAATCGTAGCCGAACTCCTCCGGGCCGACCCCGACAAGACCATCCGAATCAGTGGCCACACCGACTCCCGGGGGACCCAAGCCTACAATGAAAACCTGAGTGCCCGCCGGGCGAAGGAAGTCCGACAGACCCTCCTCAACTACGGCGTGCCCGAAGCGCAAGTCCTGACCGAAGCCTTCGGCTACACCCAACCCCTCCGGCCGAATGAAAACGCGGATGGGAGCGACAACCCAGACGGCCGCAAGGTCAACCGGCGGACCGAAATCTACCTCGACTTCTAG
- a CDS encoding glutaredoxin → MSKESPQITAYLKTYCGWSEGVRAIFRKYELPFEEKDIIQNPAFRWEMEQKSGQPLSPCVLVDGQMLADVSGDEVESWMIENGYLQKSEEAADAPTGSSCTDEEHEAMARGEIPTIPGKIRFVE, encoded by the coding sequence ATGAGCAAAGAAAGCCCACAGATCACCGCCTACCTCAAGACCTACTGCGGATGGAGCGAAGGAGTGCGCGCCATTTTCCGCAAGTATGAGCTGCCTTTTGAAGAAAAGGACATCATTCAAAATCCCGCCTTCCGCTGGGAGATGGAGCAAAAGAGCGGCCAACCGCTCAGCCCTTGCGTCCTGGTGGACGGCCAAATGCTGGCCGACGTGAGCGGCGATGAGGTCGAGAGCTGGATGATTGAAAATGGCTACCTCCAAAAAAGTGAGGAGGCCGCCGATGCGCCCACCGGCAGTTCCTGCACCGACGAGGAACATGAAGCCATGGCGCGGGGAGAGATCCCGACCATCCCCGGCAAGATTCGCTTCGTGGAGTGA